In the Sorghum bicolor cultivar BTx623 chromosome 4, Sorghum_bicolor_NCBIv3, whole genome shotgun sequence genome, ATCCTTTTGCAAAGAAAAACCCCTGGTTTTCTTCTGGTTTTTCCTCTTGGGTACGCTGCGGTCCTTGACAGGCGCTTGACCTGGGACTGGGAGGTCAAGAAATTCCAGGAACTGTCCTCTGAATTACCGCCACCGTCCACCAGTACATACTGCATCAGCAGCCACAACCCAATTCACCACACAGCAGAAGTGGGTGGAAAAAAATCGTGATGATTCCTGTTTCAAACCACGGAAACGAGTTTCTTCCGCGTACGTATTTTCCCTGCTGTTTTGATTTGCTAGTACGACGGCGAAACAACCCGGAATTTCAACTCCGTCAACGTCGTACGGACGCCGTCGGTGGATAGCATCCTTGCCCTCCCTTTGCTATTTTGCTGACAGCAATTACTGAATAGGTTCGCTTTGTGGTTGGGCTCAATTTGTCAACGATAATCTCTGATGCTATCATTTGATAATCATCACCAGCTTGTTGTTGCTACATATACAGTCAATGCAATCCGAATGCATGCATCTAATCAGAccgaacgacgacgacgacgatcgaTCGATTCTGACGTCCACCGTGCACTTTGTCGTTCTGTCCAGGGATTCGGCATGGAGGACGGCGTGTTCTGCGGCGTGTTCGACGGGCACGGGCGGTGCGGGCAGTACATCAGCAAGCTGGTGAGGGACTACCTGCCGTTCATGATCCTGAGCCACCGGAACGCGCTCCTCTTGGGCTCctccgaggacgacgacgacgcggcgGTCTTCAGCGACGCGTCGCCCGTGGCCTCGTCGGCGGCGTCGTCCACGGACGGCAGCGGGCGGTCGTCGCCGGCTCCAGCTGCGCAGCTGCTGGAGGAGTGGCGGGAGGCCTGCGCCAACGCGTTCCAGGCCATGGACAAGGAGCTCAAGCTGCAGGCCAACGTCGACTGCAACTTCAGCGGCACCACCGCCGTGTGCGCCATCAAGCAGGGGAAAGACCTCATCGTCGCCAACCTCGGTGACTCCAGGGCCGTGCTGGCTACCATGTCCGACACCGGATACCTCAAGGCCGTGCAGCTCACCACTGACCAGAAGCCCAACGTGCCTCGTGAGTGCCTGTCCTATAATTAACGACCTTCTTGTCGATGGAAAGATGGATCCATGGATGATTGAatcgtatgtatgtatatatatatatatatatccgtgGTCTGCAGAGGAGGCTGAGCGGATCAAGCGCTGCAACGGCCGGGTGTTCGCGCTCAAGGACGAGCCGTCGGTGCTGCGGGTGTGGCTGCCGGACGAGGACTGCCCGGGGCTGGCCATGGCGCGGTCGCTGGGCGACTACAGGCTGAAGCGGCACGGCGTGGTGTCGGAGCCCGAGGTGACGCACCGCCGCGTGGCGCCGGGGGACCTGTTCATCATCCTGGCCACGGACGGCGTGTGGGACGTGCTGAGCAACGAGGAGGTGGTGTCCATCGTCTGCGCCACCCCGCGGAAGCAGCACGCGTCCAAGGCCGTCGCCGAGGCCGCGGCGCAGCGGTGGCGGACCAGGTACCCGGCGTCCCGCGTCGACGACTGCTCCGCCGTCTGCCTCTTCCTAAGGGACCAGCACGACTGGGCCAGCAGCGTCGCCGCCGCCAAGGCCAAGGCGGCCGCCGCGAGACCTCCGCACGCCCGCTAGCTGCTAGCCGGGGAAGACGAAGCTTGCTCCGGCGAACAAGCACGCCGGCGTAGCCTCGTCGCGTCCGTCCGTGTCCGGCGGCGTTCTTGCTCTACTGGTGTGCCGCAAACGGCTGTTTTAGTGTACCGGGAGTGTAATTAAGTGCTGTAACATAGTGTTAATTAGTATAAGGTCTAGTGTTTTTACGACAAAGGAGATGAGGAGAGAAAAAGGCGGGTAATTTCTCAGTTTTGACTGTTGATCAGCAGTGATACCATGCATGGTAATGGTATGGTGTCGGAGCAAGCGAATGGCTGGCAGGAACGCCGTTTGTACTCTGTGTGGCATGTAAAAAAATTACCAGTTAAAAGAAGAGTTACCGGTCCAAGTGCCCTTTTTTTTGTCGATATATATGTAAATGTTACTCCCTGCGTTTAAAATTTAAAGTACAGCGcgtcttttgttttttttttcaaaagtcaAATCTGGTATATTTTGAttgccatttggtgaaataacaAGTATACAGGTATATAAAGTTATACGATCTGACTCATATTTCGACGTGCTTGTCTATGAAATGATGAGATATTCTGGGGAAATTATGTTGAAAAAAAAAGGTATTAACTTTGAAGGTTTTATCAAAATACAATATGTCGTGTCCCTTGAGAGGAGGGGGGACGCGGCTTCCGATCTTGAATCTAGCCGAATAACTGACATTTGGGCACCGATGTGGTCTTCAAAGCAAGTAtatcttcttttcctttttataaTATTCATAATACacagaaaaaaaatcaatgCCTAAAAGCTAATCATCTTAAAGATCTAGTCCATCTCGTTTCAAATGAAAATTCTCTAAACTCAAGCACACAGAAACCAATTTGTCATATCCCCCCTTACTAGTAATTCAAGTCATTTTGGAGAAGTTTGAgccaaacattgagaatataaatcattaataacttttaaggttgttgagtttgaattggccttgtttagtttccaaaaaattttacaaaatttttcagattccccgtcacatcgaatctttagacgcatgcatggagtattaaatataaacgaaaataaaaactaattgcacagtttggtcggaattgacgagacaaattttttgagcctagttagtctataattgaataatatttgtcaaatacaaacgaaaatgctacagtgtcgattttctaaaaaaatttgaaactaaacaaggcctaaatatgaAACCGTATGAATATATTTGTTTTCTAAAGTAAGAAGTTAAAGTTTTGTTTTGAAGACCGTATCGCTGTCAAAAACAACTTTAGTTTACTAGTAGTACGGAGTGTAAAGTTAGAAATGGTTCACTTGAGTCAACACCTCCAAAATGTCACTTTTGTTCATTTGAGGTGAATGATGGGGAAATCAACCCAACTGCGTGCTAATCACCTTGACGATGCTGTGGTAGGTGTTGCCGGTCTGTCCATCTGTCAACCGAGGGGCGCCTAGCTTCTAGAAGCACGCAGTTTGGTTACAACAAACCGTGGTTCTGCA is a window encoding:
- the LOC8073783 gene encoding probable protein phosphatase 2C 12; this translates as MGICASSKRVQQEEDSDENVVYVMDEQGGGGGPDGDGHGRKVASLFSQKGKKGPNQDAVILCQGFGMEDGVFCGVFDGHGRCGQYISKLVRDYLPFMILSHRNALLLGSSEDDDDAAVFSDASPVASSAASSTDGSGRSSPAPAAQLLEEWREACANAFQAMDKELKLQANVDCNFSGTTAVCAIKQGKDLIVANLGDSRAVLATMSDTGYLKAVQLTTDQKPNVPQEAERIKRCNGRVFALKDEPSVLRVWLPDEDCPGLAMARSLGDYRLKRHGVVSEPEVTHRRVAPGDLFIILATDGVWDVLSNEEVVSIVCATPRKQHASKAVAEAAAQRWRTRYPASRVDDCSAVCLFLRDQHDWASSVAAAKAKAAAARPPHAR